CGTCAAACCGCCATCGCAAAAGAACGCGGTTTTAAATTGCAAGAGCATTCCTTGTCGCTATATGCGGATTGCATAAAAACCGACTGCCCGCATCGAAAATAAAAAATGCCGGTGATCGTGTTCAGCATTCCTTCAATCAAGTCTCCATTAAATATCAGGAGTTTGCAGGCAGTTATTGTTGCATTCTCGGTTTTATTGTTAATACATCCGGCAGAAGCCAGTAATCCCCAGTTTGGCGAATGCATCTCCAGAATGAAGGATCAAGCGAGGAGCGAAGGTATTTCAGACAAAACCATCCAACAGGTTCTGGGGAAAGCAAGATATCTGCCGCGCGTGATTGAACTGGACCGGCGCCAGCCCGAATTCACGCAAACATTCGCAAACTACTTTGGTACGCGCATCAGCGAAGAACGCATTCAGCGCGGACGGGAGCTATTGACCAGGCATCGCGAGCTGCTGCGGCAGATTGAGCGGGAATCGGGCATACCGGCGCAATTTCTGGTTTCATTTTGGGGACTGGAAACCAACTACGGCGGTTTCTTTGGAGATTTCCGGATCACCGATTCGCTGGCGACATTGGCTTGCGATCCGCGCCGTAGCGGCTATTTTACGCAGGAACTGCTGAATGCGATGCGCATCGTTGATGCCGGCGATATTGCCGCAGAGCGGATGATCGGGTCTTGGGCGGGTGCGATGGGGCATATGCAATTCATGCCGTCGACTTTTTTAAGGTACGCCAGAGATATCGACGGCGACGGACGCCGCGATCTGTGGGGGAGTATTCCGGATGCGATGGGTTCCGCAGCCAATTTTTTACGCCAATTGGGCTGGGTGCCGGGTTTAAACTGGGGGCAAGAAGTGCGTTTGCCGCCATCTTTCGATTATTCCCTGGCGGGGCGCGATCAGATGATGAGCTATGCCGAGTGGCAGCGCCTTGGCGTAGCGGCGATATCTGGTGCATCGCTGGGTCCTGCGGAGCAAAAAGCCGCACTGCTGGTGCCTTCCGGTCATCAAGGGCCGGCTTTCTTGGTGACCCAGAACTTCCACGTGATCATGCGCTGGAATCGCTCGGAATTTTATGCATTATCTGTCGGACATCTGGCCGACCGGATCGCGGGTGCTGCGCGATTGCACCGCATGCCGCCCGTTGAAACCATCAAAATTTCGCGTGAACAAGTGCGCCAACTGCAAAGGGATTTACTGGCATTGGGAATCGACGCCGGTGAAGCGGACGGCGTGCTGGGTTCCGCAACGCGGAAAGCGATCAGCCGTTTCCAGCAGAGAACGCAACGCATCGCCGACGGCCATCTCGATGCCGCCTTGTTGGTTGCGATTCGCGAGGCGGCAAACGGGGTAATGCAACAAATGGTGGAGTAGTTCCGGGTATTTCTTAAACCAATAAGTGCCGGATGGCTTCTTGTTCGGCGACCAGTTCGCGGTAACTGGCTTGCATTTTCTCGTTATCCGCGCCGGTGATTTCCAGATCTTCGACAATTCGATACCGGCCATTTTGGCAAGTGACCGGGAAACTATAAATCACACCGCTGGGTATCCCGTAACTGCCGTTCGACGGTACCCCCATTGATACCCAATCGCCTTCCCGGGTACCGAAGATCCAATCTTGCATGTGATTGATAATCGCATTGGCGGCGCTGGCCGCGCTGGATTTGCCGCGGCGCGCTTCAATGATCGCCGCGCCGCGTTTTTGCACGGTCGGGATAAAGTGGTGTTCGACCCATCCGGCATCGTTGATCAGCGTTGATACTTTGTCATTGCCGAACATGGCGTGACTTAAATCCGGGAATTGCGTGTTGGAGTGATTGCCCCATACGATCATTCTTTTGATGCCGGACACCGGTGCCCGGAGTTTTAACGCCACTTGCGACAAGGCGCGATTGTGATCCAGCCGCAGCATCGCCGAAAAGTTGCCGGGATCCAAGTCAGGGGCGTTTTTCAAGGTGATATACGCATTGGTATTGGCCGGATTGCCAACCACTAGAATCTTCACGTCGCGTTTGGCTGCGGCGTTCAACGCCCTTCCTTGCGAAATGAATATCGGGCCATTCGCTGTGAGCAAGTCTTTCCGTTCCATATTTTCACCGCGTGGCCGCGCCCCGACCAGCAGGGCGATGTCGGCATTATCGAATGCAACTTCCGGATTGTCGGTGGTAACAATGCCTGCCAGCAACGGAAAGGCGCAGTCATAAAGCTCCATTACCACGCCTTCAAAGAACGGTTGCGCTTCGGTCACATCGTGCAATTGCAAAATGACCGGCTGATCTTTGCCAAGCATGTCACCCGCAGCAATGCGATATAACAGGTTATAACAAATCTGCCCGGTTGCTCCGGTGACGGCGATACGAATAGGCGATTTCATTTTTTTCCAATCCTCGAAAAGCCACCAATAGGTTGGAAAATTGGCGGTATATGGGGAAATGTGAACGGATTATACTTGCAATCAATGCCTCGCGGAAGAGCCGCTGCGCTGCGACTACCAGAATAAGGGCAGCATATTGATGATTGCATGCTGGAATAATTACTTTCCTTGAAAACGGATCACAGCAAGAAACCCGGCACGTTATGAAAATACAACATTGCAGCCGGACGGAAATGCAACATAACCCGGACCGGATCGCCCGCTTTGGCTTGCATCACCGTGCACATTGCGTATGATGCAAGCACTCACAATTTCCAGGAGATGTCATGTCGCCCACCAGCTTTCCTTCCGCCATTGCTTCCCCGGCCACAACCATTGACGAAGTCATTACGCAATTAACCGCCATCGTCGAATGGTCAAAACAAAATAATTCCCGCATCGGCTACTTCGCCGCGCTGTACCGCAAAGTGACGATCCAGGTCAAGAAAGGCATTCAGGAAAATTATTTTGACGACGGTCCGCGCATGGAACGGCTCGATGTGATTTTCGCTAATCGTTACATTCGCGCCTGTTATCTGCACTTTACCGATCAAACCCCGACCAAATCTTGGGTGCGGGCGTTTGACGCCACGCAACATTGGTGGCCGATCGTGTTGCAACATTTGTTACTGGGCATGAATGCGCACATCAATCTGGATCTCGGCATCGCCGCAGCGGAAACCATGCCGCCGGGAGAACTGCAAAACCTCAAGGGTGATTTCGACAAAATCAATGAAGTCCTGGCGGGTTTGGTCGGCGGCGTGCAAAGCGAATTGGCGCAGATCTGGCCGGTGCTGGGGTTGCTCAACCGCTTTCTGGGCTCGGTGCAAACCGCCATCATCAATTTCAGCATGGAAAAAGCCCGCGATGCCGCCTGGTCATTCGCGGAGAAGTTATCGCCGTTGCCGGGGCCGCAACGCCAACAGGCAATCCGGGAAAAAGACGAGATGATGGCATTGTTTTCCAACGTGATTTCTCATCCGGGGTTTTATGGCTCGTTCATTACCGGCATCATCCGCTTGGGTGAACGTGGCACAACGCGTCAACGCATCGAAATTCTAGAGTGATCTCAATTTAAATCCACCGATACATCATCTTTTTCGAAGGACATTGCGCCGGTTATCGCTGCTTTGATAGTACGCTGGGCTTATTGTCGTTGTGTTGAACAGGCTCAACATACTCATCTGTACCTCACAAAAATTTGACGTTGTATACGATACACTACTATCGAGTAAGGTGATTCTAGGGAAACACTGATCTATTCGATCAAATAGATAGACCTGCAAAGGTTAGATAAAATACCTTGCTATTGATAAACATGGAATAGAGCGATGCAATCAAGCTTTTCTGAGCTGGAATATGCGGCAAAGAAGAAACAAACCCGGCGTGATCGTTTTCTGGTTGAGATTGAAGCTGCAACACCGTGGACATCCCTGCTGAATGTTATAGCTCCGTATTATCCGGTTAGCGGTAGGCGAGGTCATCCACCGATTGGTTTGGAACGGATGCTGAGGATGTATATTGTGCAACAGTGCTTTGGTTTTTCGGATGAAGGCGCGGAAGATGCTGTATACGACAGTCAAGCAATCCGCTGCTTTGTTGGTATTGATCTGAATCGGGAAGCAGTACCGGATGCGACGACTCTGCTGAGATTTCGCCATTTGCTGGAAGCGCATCATCTGACGGAATCCATTTTTGATGCAATCAATGCACATTTGGCTGAACGCGGACTATTTCTTCGCGAAGGTACGATTGTTGATGCTACGCTGATCTCAGCGCCTCCTTCGACCAAGAATAGAGAAGGAAAACGCGATAGCGAAATGCATCAAACCAGGAAAGGCAAGCAGTGGCACTTCGGCATGAAGGTACACATCGGTGTCGATGCGCAATCAGGGCTTGTTCATACCCTGATCGGAACGGCAGCCAATGTCCACGATGTTACTCAGGCACAGGCGCTGCTGCATGGTGATGAAACCGATGTATTTGGTGATGCGGGCTATCTGGGCGTTGAGAAACGAGAAGAGAATCTTGAATTGCCCGTAACCTGGCATATCGCGATGCGCCCTTCCAAGCGCAAGGCATTGCCCAAAACAACAGCAGGCGAACTGATGGAGAAGCTTGAACATGCAAAAGCCAGCATTCGTGCCAAAGTTGAGCATCCCTTTCATGTCGTAAAGAATCTGTTCATGCATCGCAAAACTCGCTACAAAGGAATGGCCAAAAATAATGCTCAGATGTTTTCACTGTTTGGGCTTGCCAACTTGCTGCTGGCTCGCCGGTGGTTATGTAGCTCTGACAGCCAGATTGCGTCTTAAAGACAAGAAATGAGCGGAATAAGGCAAGAAATAACGCAATTCAACCCAGAATATGGCAAATTTTAACCCAATATCCCAGAACTGCTCGCTTTGCCCTTGGGGTGTGGCGAATTAATCAGCGTTTCCCTAGAGAAATTCTTGCATGGCGCTTCAGCATCTCGTCTTGGATATACAGCCATGCCATTGTTCACTGATATTCGTCGAATTAGGGGGGGGCAGTTTATAGACCCGGCCAATAAATAGTTTGAACTTTGAGTGATATTGCATGCCCATAGAAGAATGGAGAAAATAGATGCAAGAACCTTAAAGGATGAAGCGCTGCATGAACGGCGGCGGCAAGTGATTCGTCTTTACAAGCGAGGCAGCACTTCTGTGCAAATAGCGCAAATAACGGAACTGAGCGACACGGCTGTGAAGAAGATTATTCGACTTTATGAAACAGCTGGCGCAGCTGGACTAAAACCTGGTAGACGGGGACGAAGCGTGGGTGACAAGCGCAGCCTCAGCGAAGAGCAGGAGTTGAGATTGCAACGGCTTATTTGCGATAAGCGTCCTGAGCAACTGAAGATGGATTTTGCATTGTGGAATCGTGGCGCGGTGAGTCAGTTAATCCAGCAGGAATGTGGCCTATCCATGCCGATACGTACGGTGGGGCACTACCTTAAACGATGGGGGTTTACCCCGCAGAAGCCGATCCGGCGTGCTTACGAACAACGCCCGGAAGCGGTAAAGCAATGGCTCAATGAGCAATACCCGGAGATAGCCAGACGCGCTCGAACTGAAGGCGGTGAAATTCACTGGGGTGATGAAACAGCACTAGTCAACACGGATGTGCGAGGACGTGGTTTTGCACCCAAGGGAAAAACGCCGGTAGCCTATGCGCCTGGTACACGACAACGACTGTCAATGATTGCCACAGTGACAAACAAAGGTTGTGCACGGTGGCAGATTATCGATGGCAATTTCAATTCGGATCGGCTCATTGAGTTTTTTGAGCTTCTGATCAAAGATACGGAGAAAAAAGTGTTCTTGATCCTGGATAATTTGAGAGTACACCACAGCAAACCAGTAAAGGCTTGGCTGGAAGAAAATAAGGAAAAAATCGAATGCTTTTATTTGCCCAGCTACAGTCCGGAATTAAATCCAGAAGAGCGATTAAATTCAGATTTGAAACAGGCTATCGGTTCTAAAGTGCCGACGCGTACCAAGGAAAAATTGCGTAACGCTGCCAACGATCACATGACGATGCTGGAGAACAATCCAGAGCGTGTTGCTTCTTACTTCCAAGATCCATATGTAAAATATGCCGCTTAAAACTATTTAATGGCCGGATCAATATGAAATCACAGATGGACGATAAGCAAGCATCGGGCGTTACGCAGGATGCGGCTGTTCCAGCCGGTTCCGCTGCTTTTCAAGCGCAGTACTTTTTCCGGGATACCGCTGCGGGTCTGATAACCGGCGCGATGGCGATCCCGCTGACGATCGGTATTGCGATTATGTCCGATTATCCGATCAAGGTCGGGCTGGCGACGGTTGCGTTTGCTTGCCTGGTGGGATGGATAAATGCCTGGATAAAGCCGGGTAATTATATCGGCGCCCCGGGCATCGCTGCGGGCTTAGCGCCGGTGCTGGCGTTGGGTGTGGCTACATTTGGCTGGGAGAATATGGCATTTTGTATTTTTCTGACGGCGATAATGCAAGCGATTATTTGGAAATTCAATTGGCAACGGTATCTGCTGGTTGCGGTTCCGGTTTATTTGGTCGAAGGTTTGCTGGCCGGCGTGGGGTTGAAAATATTATTGAAGTTCTCCGAATTTACTTACGAAATTCCAGAGGCTGCGGTCACCGAAGAATTTTGGAACGGCGCGCGTATGCAAATGGTCGGCATTTCCGCGGCGGGCCTTGCAGTATTTTTATTCCTGTTTTTCAAGTTTAAAGATACGCAACCAGCCGTTCCTTACTTTGCGTTGATTATCGGTGGTGCCGTGCTGGCGCAATTTGTCAGTGTGCCCATGATTTACGCCGAAGATGTCGATCTTTATTTGAAATTGCCATTGCCGCAAGCGGATGTGACGGTGATGATGATGGTTTATATGGTGCTTTTCTGTGCCATGCTGGCTATCGTCGACGTGATCGAACAAGTCATGAGTAACGCTGCCATTGAAAAAATTGACCCGTTGGGACGTAAGACCAATAGCAATAACAGC
This is a stretch of genomic DNA from Nitrosomonas sp. sh817. It encodes these proteins:
- a CDS encoding lytic murein transglycosylase, whose product is MPVIVFSIPSIKSPLNIRSLQAVIVAFSVLLLIHPAEASNPQFGECISRMKDQARSEGISDKTIQQVLGKARYLPRVIELDRRQPEFTQTFANYFGTRISEERIQRGRELLTRHRELLRQIERESGIPAQFLVSFWGLETNYGGFFGDFRITDSLATLACDPRRSGYFTQELLNAMRIVDAGDIAAERMIGSWAGAMGHMQFMPSTFLRYARDIDGDGRRDLWGSIPDAMGSAANFLRQLGWVPGLNWGQEVRLPPSFDYSLAGRDQMMSYAEWQRLGVAAISGASLGPAEQKAALLVPSGHQGPAFLVTQNFHVIMRWNRSEFYALSVGHLADRIAGAARLHRMPPVETIKISREQVRQLQRDLLALGIDAGEADGVLGSATRKAISRFQQRTQRIADGHLDAALLVAIREAANGVMQQMVE
- a CDS encoding malate dehydrogenase yields the protein MKSPIRIAVTGATGQICYNLLYRIAAGDMLGKDQPVILQLHDVTEAQPFFEGVVMELYDCAFPLLAGIVTTDNPEVAFDNADIALLVGARPRGENMERKDLLTANGPIFISQGRALNAAAKRDVKILVVGNPANTNAYITLKNAPDLDPGNFSAMLRLDHNRALSQVALKLRAPVSGIKRMIVWGNHSNTQFPDLSHAMFGNDKVSTLINDAGWVEHHFIPTVQKRGAAIIEARRGKSSAASAANAIINHMQDWIFGTREGDWVSMGVPSNGSYGIPSGVIYSFPVTCQNGRYRIVEDLEITGADNEKMQASYRELVAEQEAIRHLLV
- a CDS encoding DUF5995 family protein, with translation MSPTSFPSAIASPATTIDEVITQLTAIVEWSKQNNSRIGYFAALYRKVTIQVKKGIQENYFDDGPRMERLDVIFANRYIRACYLHFTDQTPTKSWVRAFDATQHWWPIVLQHLLLGMNAHINLDLGIAAAETMPPGELQNLKGDFDKINEVLAGLVGGVQSELAQIWPVLGLLNRFLGSVQTAIINFSMEKARDAAWSFAEKLSPLPGPQRQQAIREKDEMMALFSNVISHPGFYGSFITGIIRLGERGTTRQRIEILE
- a CDS encoding IS5 family transposase; protein product: MQSSFSELEYAAKKKQTRRDRFLVEIEAATPWTSLLNVIAPYYPVSGRRGHPPIGLERMLRMYIVQQCFGFSDEGAEDAVYDSQAIRCFVGIDLNREAVPDATTLLRFRHLLEAHHLTESIFDAINAHLAERGLFLREGTIVDATLISAPPSTKNREGKRDSEMHQTRKGKQWHFGMKVHIGVDAQSGLVHTLIGTAANVHDVTQAQALLHGDETDVFGDAGYLGVEKREENLELPVTWHIAMRPSKRKALPKTTAGELMEKLEHAKASIRAKVEHPFHVVKNLFMHRKTRYKGMAKNNAQMFSLFGLANLLLARRWLCSSDSQIAS
- a CDS encoding IS630 family transposase codes for the protein MEKIDARTLKDEALHERRRQVIRLYKRGSTSVQIAQITELSDTAVKKIIRLYETAGAAGLKPGRRGRSVGDKRSLSEEQELRLQRLICDKRPEQLKMDFALWNRGAVSQLIQQECGLSMPIRTVGHYLKRWGFTPQKPIRRAYEQRPEAVKQWLNEQYPEIARRARTEGGEIHWGDETALVNTDVRGRGFAPKGKTPVAYAPGTRQRLSMIATVTNKGCARWQIIDGNFNSDRLIEFFELLIKDTEKKVFLILDNLRVHHSKPVKAWLEENKEKIECFYLPSYSPELNPEERLNSDLKQAIGSKVPTRTKEKLRNAANDHMTMLENNPERVASYFQDPYVKYAA
- a CDS encoding SulP family inorganic anion transporter, whose amino-acid sequence is MKSQMDDKQASGVTQDAAVPAGSAAFQAQYFFRDTAAGLITGAMAIPLTIGIAIMSDYPIKVGLATVAFACLVGWINAWIKPGNYIGAPGIAAGLAPVLALGVATFGWENMAFCIFLTAIMQAIIWKFNWQRYLLVAVPVYLVEGLLAGVGLKILLKFSEFTYEIPEAAVTEEFWNGARMQMVGISAAGLAVFLFLFFKFKDTQPAVPYFALIIGGAVLAQFVSVPMIYAEDVDLYLKLPLPQADVTVMMMVYMVLFCAMLAIVDVIEQVMSNAAIEKIDPLGRKTNSNNSLLAIWIANLGSSFFHGMTNLDGLAKSTTNKLAGAMTKFSVLIIGLVVCLFTFNPHFLSYLPKFALAAIMMFTGYKMIAGLVHVTHYGTYALMLALLTGGLVYKVGIFEGLLIAMTFHGIIHFMVYTKHDHLPGKAVVKRYFENLKKDSNSNLQ